In the Topomyia yanbarensis strain Yona2022 chromosome 3, ASM3024719v1, whole genome shotgun sequence genome, one interval contains:
- the LOC131690526 gene encoding uncharacterized protein LOC131690526 has protein sequence MEYKLETVTESFEKYRPLHFPLKVWILVNASGGNRILRWNKDKTIILLDRDALEEYLETAKSIFRCSKLATFFWLMDFYGFETVVAESDGSDDEGNDEKHILLYRHDSFTGENRAYFEQLLRSRQLREVISKQHGNCSVHQSKILKNQKQCETGGTTARSQLSSSSFAQEKFNLLMETKSLELSIREAYGNLNIGDDGMVPIIEVPATYCDEPATQVPEYTKQRVIAGNYGQVNLNELKRFFGNYLPVYDDSPEAQRSNEPDEKPPVTPTRSSPVALTKLHKRPDSPRPSTSPPKPVNTLDTFDYNDESTVEQENFEPVDPSEFSPLTPMEDLGFPNDDDSIAPVGSGGNHRHEQLDESQYQLCADIRQTFELLNQF, from the exons ATGGAGTACAAGCTGGAAACGGTGACCGAATCGTTCGAAAAGTACCGGCCCCTACACTTTCCGCTGAAAGTATGGATTCTGGTGAATGCCTCCGGCGGGAACCGGATTCTGCGATGGAACAAAGACAAAACGATAATCCTGCTGGATCGGGATGCGCTGGAAGAGTACCTGGAAACGGCCAAGTCCATATTTCGCTGCAGCAAACTAGCCACCTTCTTTTGGTTGATGGATTTCTATGGATTTGAAACGGTAGTGGCCGAGTCCGATGGAAGCGATGACGAAGGAAACGACGAAAAGCATATTTTGCTGTACAGGCATGATTCTTTCACCGGAGAAAATCGAGCTTACTTCGAACAACTGCTTCGCAGCCGCCAGTTACGGGAGGTGATCAGTAAACAGCATGGAAACTGTTCCGTCCACCAGAGTAAGATTCTCAAAAATCAGAAACAATGCGAAACAGGAGGAACCACCGCAAGATCGCAGCTTTCGTCCAGCAGCTTTGCCCAGGAAAAGTTCAATTTACTGATGGAAACGAAATCGTTGGAATTGTCCATTCGAGAAGCCTACGGAAATCTTAACATCGGCGACGACGGAATGGTTCCAATAATTGAGGTTCCTGCCACATACTGTGACGAGCCTGCCACTCAGGTTCCCGAGTACACAAAGCAACGAGTCATCGCCGGAAACTACGGACAAGTTAATCTGAATGAGTTAAAGCGTTTCTTTGGAAATTATCTGCCAGTGTACGACGACTCGCCGG AGGCCCAACGGTCCAACGAACCGGATGAAAAGCCACCGGTGACTCCAACGCGATCCTCTCCAGTGGCACTGACGAAGTTGCACAAACGGCCGGATTCGCCCAGACCCTCAACGTCACCACCGAAACCGGTCAACACACTGGATACGTTTGACTACAACGATGAATCAACCGTTGAGCAGGAAAATTTTGAACCAGTAGATCCTAGCGAATTTTCGCCGCTCACGCCGATGGAGGATTTGGGCTTCCCTAACGATGATGATTCCATAGCACCGGTCGGTTCGGGAGGCAACCATCGGCACGAACAGCTCGACGAGTCCCAGTATCAGCTGTGTGCCGATATTCGACAGACTTTTGAGCTGTTGAATCAATTTTGA